From the genome of Halobellus litoreus, one region includes:
- a CDS encoding cytochrome c oxidase subunit II gives MDIHRYEKIWLAGALLLIVGFIATVSYGAVGAGIAMVDDEGGQVDPASLEEHPKFGEPGTYQTGENEYDVYVVARQFLFEPGTSEPIRVPAHSTVTFHVTSADVIHGYEVVGTNANTMAIPGQVATITVEFGEPTEYGLLCNEYCGSAHHAMEGSLEVVPQSEWNESMAVN, from the coding sequence ATGGACATTCACAGGTACGAGAAAATCTGGCTCGCGGGCGCATTGCTCCTCATCGTCGGCTTCATCGCAACGGTCTCCTACGGCGCGGTCGGGGCGGGGATCGCGATGGTCGACGACGAGGGGGGACAGGTGGATCCGGCGTCCCTGGAAGAGCATCCGAAGTTCGGAGAACCCGGGACCTACCAGACCGGCGAGAACGAGTACGACGTCTACGTCGTCGCCAGGCAGTTCCTCTTCGAGCCGGGGACGTCCGAGCCGATCCGCGTCCCCGCGCACTCGACGGTGACGTTCCACGTGACCTCCGCCGACGTGATCCACGGGTACGAGGTGGTCGGCACGAACGCCAACACGATGGCGATTCCCGGGCAGGTGGCGACGATCACCGTCGAGTTCGGCGAACCGACGGAGTACGGACTCCTCTGTAACGAGTACTGCGGGAGCGCCCACCACGCGATGGAGGGCAGCCTCGAAGTCGTCCCACAGAGCGAATGGAACGAGAGTATGGCGGTGAACTGA
- a CDS encoding class I SAM-dependent methyltransferase, translating to MGVPCVRVPTDEGEATRTTLADRDLVDREHEITVESGDLYIPIVDPAAVPSEYVIVERDAPARETQTAPADVLGFEPSYERLGDVVILDEDDAERARRIADAIVESDLRARTVVNRASKVKGELRVREWDVLIGESTETVHREYGHEFALDIAEVYFSPRLATERHRVISQVETGERVIDMFAGVGPFAVPMAGRGAAVVGCDLNPVAVAYLRENARRNGVEDRVTAVEGDVRDLVGEYAGWADRLVMNLPHSAGDFLDTAVELAGQECVLHYYDIQHEDDPFGPGERAIREAVADADADYDVAVETERVVRSYAPHEYNVCLDVRLTER from the coding sequence ATGGGAGTCCCCTGCGTCCGCGTCCCGACCGACGAGGGCGAAGCGACCCGCACGACGCTGGCGGATCGCGACCTCGTCGACCGCGAGCACGAGATCACGGTCGAGTCCGGCGACCTCTACATTCCGATCGTCGACCCGGCGGCGGTCCCGAGCGAGTACGTGATCGTCGAGCGCGACGCCCCCGCCAGGGAGACGCAGACGGCACCCGCGGACGTACTCGGGTTCGAGCCCTCCTACGAGCGACTCGGCGACGTGGTGATCCTCGACGAGGACGACGCCGAGCGAGCGCGCCGGATCGCCGACGCCATCGTCGAGTCGGACCTCCGAGCGCGAACGGTGGTCAACCGGGCCTCGAAGGTGAAGGGCGAACTCAGGGTGCGCGAGTGGGACGTGCTGATCGGGGAGTCGACGGAGACGGTCCACCGAGAGTACGGCCACGAGTTCGCGCTCGACATCGCCGAGGTGTACTTCTCGCCGCGGCTCGCGACCGAGCGCCACCGCGTGATCTCGCAGGTCGAGACCGGCGAACGCGTGATCGATATGTTCGCCGGCGTCGGACCCTTTGCCGTCCCGATGGCCGGCCGCGGCGCGGCGGTCGTCGGCTGCGACCTCAACCCGGTTGCCGTGGCGTACCTCCGGGAGAACGCCCGACGGAACGGCGTCGAAGACCGCGTGACGGCAGTCGAGGGCGACGTGCGAGACCTCGTGGGCGAGTACGCCGGCTGGGCTGACCGGCTGGTGATGAACCTCCCGCACAGCGCCGGCGACTTCCTCGACACGGCCGTCGAACTCGCTGGCCAGGAGTGCGTCCTCCACTACTACGACATTCAGCACGAAGACGACCCGTTCGGCCCCGGCGAGCGGGCCATTCGCGAGGCCGTCGCCGACGCCGACGCGGACTACGACGTCGCCGTCGAGACCGAGCGCGTCGTGCGTTCGTACGCCCCGCACGAGTACAACGTCTGTC
- a CDS encoding universal stress protein: MSQHPSVELGRILVPTDGSQSADAALDHAISLAAAADAEIHLLSVVNPYVLSTVTERKEVEAEFEAVVEDAATRVREAGVDVRTTVEAGFPHEEILNAVEDGGIDLVAMGTHGRSGLQRYVIGSVAEKTVRLSPVPVLTVRTDATGTRPYDDVVVPTDGSDAAAPAERWGVDLAGQSDAVVHALSVVPKARIRSSETVDAQEEAARKAVDRVVALGDSAGVRVSDTIEHGVPHRVILDYCEDTDADLVVLGTHGRTGVERFVLGSVAEKVVRLSETPVLVVPAR, from the coding sequence ATGAGCCAACACCCGTCCGTCGAACTCGGACGAATCCTGGTCCCGACCGACGGCAGCCAGAGCGCGGATGCGGCGCTCGATCACGCGATCTCACTCGCGGCGGCGGCGGACGCTGAGATTCACCTGCTGTCGGTGGTGAACCCGTACGTCCTCTCGACCGTGACCGAACGGAAGGAGGTCGAAGCGGAATTCGAAGCAGTCGTCGAAGACGCGGCGACACGGGTGCGCGAGGCGGGCGTCGACGTCCGGACGACCGTGGAAGCGGGCTTCCCGCACGAGGAGATCCTCAATGCCGTCGAGGACGGCGGTATCGACCTCGTCGCGATGGGCACCCACGGTCGGAGCGGGCTCCAGCGGTACGTCATCGGCAGTGTCGCCGAGAAGACCGTCCGACTCTCGCCGGTCCCGGTCCTCACCGTGAGGACCGACGCGACCGGTACCCGCCCCTACGACGACGTCGTCGTGCCGACGGACGGAAGCGACGCCGCCGCACCCGCCGAACGCTGGGGCGTGGACCTGGCGGGCCAGTCCGACGCCGTCGTTCACGCGCTGTCTGTCGTCCCGAAGGCTCGCATTCGGTCGAGCGAGACGGTCGACGCCCAAGAGGAAGCGGCCCGGAAGGCGGTCGACCGGGTCGTCGCGCTGGGCGACTCGGCGGGCGTCCGGGTCTCCGACACGATCGAGCACGGCGTCCCGCATCGAGTCATCCTCGACTATTGCGAGGATACCGACGCCGATCTCGTGGTGCTCGGCACGCACGGGCGAACCGGCGTCGAACGGTTCGTTCTGGGCAGCGTCGCGGAGAAGGTCGTCCGCCTCTCCGAGACGCCGGTGCTCGTCGTCCCCGCCCGGTGA
- a CDS encoding b(o/a)3-type cytochrome-c oxidase subunit 1 has product MATFVDRYPDEAKVVQASFAVSFIALGIGALFGLIQALHRTDVLRVIDSVDYYTLLTAHGVLLALVFTIFFLVGLFTWAVTRSFDRPVPDIRLTWAWFGLMTTGATLAAIAILAGLFPEIPMSADVLYTFYAPLQAHPIFYIGLAMFIIGTWMAGADWFLAYRGWRSEHPNDRIPLQAFMVLTTMIMWFVSTIGVAVSVVFFLIPWSLGLVESVNPLLTRTLFWYFGHPVVYFWLMPAYLLWYTVLPKLSGGRLFSDPLARVVFVLFVLLSTPVGIHHQYLDPGIAEGFKFIAMTNTMFLLLPSLLTAFTVVASVEHGARQRGGEGYLRWLGALPWRDPAFAGMALAGLMFAAGGFSGMVNAGMNINYLIHNTLWVPGHFHMTVGTAVALTMMAGTYWLLPQLTGKTVYSRPIGLLQVVLWFIGMVFMSNAMHRGGLLGIPRRTAEPQYQNFDFATAVGSVGEIQMQIALGGLLLFLSVVLFLFNVAATWADDRVDTPVDDRIPEPLSPPSGAPLVLDNLALWTGIAIVLVVLAYTLPLAGIVSDAGLLGQSPGFPVSVSVQSVIEATRSALASLSPDALAGVRPVDAVSERLLEVIR; this is encoded by the coding sequence ATGGCCACGTTCGTCGATAGATATCCGGACGAAGCGAAAGTCGTACAGGCGTCGTTCGCGGTTTCGTTCATCGCACTGGGAATCGGTGCGCTGTTCGGGCTGATCCAGGCGCTCCACCGCACGGACGTCCTCCGCGTGATCGACTCGGTCGACTACTACACGCTCCTGACGGCCCACGGGGTCCTGCTCGCGCTGGTGTTCACCATCTTCTTCCTCGTCGGGCTGTTCACCTGGGCGGTCACCCGGAGTTTCGACAGACCAGTGCCGGACATCCGGCTGACGTGGGCGTGGTTCGGACTGATGACGACCGGCGCGACGCTGGCCGCGATTGCGATCCTCGCCGGACTGTTCCCCGAGATTCCGATGAGCGCGGACGTGCTGTACACGTTCTACGCGCCGCTGCAGGCCCACCCGATATTCTACATCGGGCTGGCGATGTTCATCATCGGCACGTGGATGGCCGGCGCGGACTGGTTCCTCGCCTACCGCGGCTGGCGGAGCGAACACCCGAACGACCGCATCCCGTTGCAGGCCTTTATGGTCCTGACGACGATGATTATGTGGTTCGTCTCGACGATCGGGGTCGCCGTCTCGGTCGTGTTCTTCCTCATCCCGTGGTCGCTCGGTCTCGTCGAGAGCGTCAATCCGCTACTCACGCGGACGCTGTTCTGGTACTTCGGCCACCCCGTCGTCTACTTCTGGCTGATGCCCGCGTACCTGCTGTGGTACACGGTGCTCCCGAAGCTCTCGGGCGGCCGCCTCTTCAGCGACCCGCTCGCCCGCGTCGTGTTCGTCCTGTTCGTCCTGCTGTCGACGCCGGTTGGCATCCACCACCAGTATCTGGACCCCGGCATCGCGGAGGGCTTCAAATTCATCGCGATGACGAACACGATGTTCCTCCTGCTCCCGTCGCTGCTGACGGCGTTCACCGTCGTCGCGAGCGTCGAACACGGGGCGCGCCAGCGCGGCGGCGAAGGGTACCTCCGGTGGCTGGGGGCGCTCCCGTGGCGCGACCCGGCCTTCGCCGGGATGGCGCTCGCCGGCCTGATGTTCGCTGCCGGCGGCTTCTCGGGGATGGTCAACGCCGGGATGAACATCAACTATCTCATCCACAACACGCTGTGGGTGCCGGGCCACTTCCACATGACCGTCGGCACCGCAGTCGCGCTGACGATGATGGCCGGCACCTACTGGCTGCTCCCGCAACTCACCGGAAAGACGGTGTACAGCCGACCGATCGGGCTCCTGCAGGTCGTGCTCTGGTTCATCGGGATGGTCTTCATGTCCAACGCGATGCACCGCGGCGGCCTGCTGGGCATCCCGCGGCGGACCGCCGAACCGCAGTATCAGAACTTCGACTTCGCCACCGCGGTCGGGAGCGTCGGCGAGATACAGATGCAGATCGCGCTCGGGGGACTGCTGCTGTTCCTCAGCGTCGTCCTCTTCCTGTTCAACGTCGCCGCGACGTGGGCGGACGACCGCGTCGACACACCCGTCGACGACCGGATTCCGGAGCCGCTGTCGCCGCCGAGCGGCGCCCCGCTCGTCCTCGACAACCTCGCGCTGTGGACCGGCATCGCGATCGTTCTGGTCGTCCTCGCCTACACGCTGCCGCTCGCTGGGATCGTTAGCGACGCGGGGCTCCTCGGCCAGAGCCCGGGCTTCCCGGTCAGCGTCTCCGTCCAGTCCGTGATCGAGGCGACGCGGTCTGCGCTGGCGAGCCTTTCGCCCGACGCACTCGCGGGGGTTCGGCCGGTCGACGCCGTGTCTGAGCGGCTGCTCGAGGTGATCCGCTGA
- a CDS encoding heavy metal translocating P-type ATPase, whose protein sequence is MTAESGDTETCSLCDLPTPDPPVSDDGVDGTYCCRGCLEVSRALGGPDAVDDADVETELGSESGDGDSAGDGDEPPDDAEQTYLSVDGMHCATCETFIESTAANDDGVYAAEASYATDMLSVTYDPERTDVDELGSHLGRYGYDVDDPEATREDDRAGLATFLIGGGVFGMMVMVWYAVFLYPTYLGFEPMVDLGGFDGLYVLGNVWVMSSIVLFYTGYPLLRGAYVSLRAGQPNMDLLVALAAVSAYVFSVGSMIAGRTHVYFDVSVAIVLVVTVGNYYEDRIKRGAASRLTDLTSARVEDATRLAADGSTETVSVEDLSPGDRVLVRPGERIPVDGVVVDGSAAVDESLVTGESLPDRRSPGDEVLGGTVVTDDPITVEVGDSAASTLDRLVERLWQIQSSRSGAQRLADKLATVFVPLVLTLAVLTTVGFLATGAPLAQSILTGLTVLVVSCPCALGLATPLAVAAGVRDAADSGIVVGSDAVFEDAPDADVVVFDKTGTLTDGRMQVVDVVTGGANGSKPSPSAGAAPDGGQVAGGVGVDDGRFVGTVAHDDGDGAVALELAAAVERYDSHPIAAAVVDAAPGALPEVSDAETHPKGVTGDVDLTDYGGPAADVDGERQIVVGHPELLKSHGLSIPAGLASSSAEVRDGGGVPTFVGWDGRARALVAVGDAPRTEWDAVVADLGEERDIVVLTGDDERATARFRRHDAVDEVFAGVPPDAKAETVRRLRSRGTVAMVGDGSNDAPALATADVGIALGSGTDLAGSAADAVIVDRGLDAVPDVFAVAGGTHRRIRENLGWAFVYNLVAVPLAIAGVLNPLLAAVAMGASSLLVVANSSRSIVRPPAEADGEPRATNSEGDTDTYPR, encoded by the coding sequence ATGACCGCAGAGAGCGGCGACACCGAGACCTGTTCGCTCTGCGACCTGCCGACGCCGGACCCGCCCGTGAGCGACGACGGCGTCGACGGGACGTACTGCTGTCGCGGGTGCCTAGAGGTGTCGCGCGCGCTCGGCGGTCCCGACGCAGTCGACGACGCCGACGTCGAGACCGAACTGGGTTCGGAGAGTGGCGACGGCGACAGCGCGGGCGACGGCGACGAACCGCCGGACGACGCCGAACAGACGTACCTCTCGGTCGACGGGATGCACTGTGCGACCTGCGAGACGTTCATCGAATCCACCGCGGCGAACGACGACGGCGTCTACGCCGCCGAGGCGTCGTATGCCACGGATATGCTTTCGGTCACGTACGATCCCGAACGGACCGACGTCGACGAACTCGGCTCGCACCTCGGCCGGTACGGCTACGACGTCGACGACCCGGAGGCGACGCGAGAGGACGACCGGGCGGGCCTGGCGACGTTCCTCATCGGCGGCGGCGTCTTCGGGATGATGGTGATGGTCTGGTACGCCGTCTTCCTGTATCCGACCTATCTCGGCTTCGAGCCGATGGTGGACCTCGGGGGCTTCGACGGCCTCTACGTCCTCGGGAACGTCTGGGTGATGTCCTCGATCGTGCTGTTTTACACCGGCTACCCGCTGCTCCGCGGGGCGTACGTCAGCCTCCGCGCGGGCCAGCCGAATATGGATCTCCTCGTCGCGCTCGCGGCCGTCTCGGCGTACGTCTTCAGCGTCGGTTCGATGATCGCCGGACGGACGCACGTCTACTTCGACGTCAGCGTCGCCATCGTGCTCGTGGTCACGGTCGGCAACTACTACGAGGACCGAATCAAGCGCGGCGCGGCGAGTCGGCTGACGGACCTGACGAGCGCCCGGGTCGAGGACGCGACGCGACTCGCGGCGGACGGCTCGACCGAGACGGTCTCCGTCGAGGACTTGTCGCCAGGCGACCGGGTGCTCGTCAGGCCGGGCGAGCGGATTCCCGTCGACGGCGTCGTCGTCGACGGGAGCGCGGCCGTCGATGAGTCGCTCGTCACGGGCGAGTCGCTCCCGGACCGCCGATCCCCCGGCGACGAGGTCCTCGGCGGCACCGTCGTCACCGACGACCCGATCACCGTCGAGGTGGGAGATTCCGCGGCGAGCACGCTCGATCGGCTCGTCGAGCGCCTCTGGCAGATCCAATCCTCACGGTCCGGGGCCCAGCGGCTCGCGGACAAACTCGCGACGGTGTTCGTCCCGCTCGTCCTCACGCTCGCGGTGCTCACCACTGTCGGCTTCCTCGCGACCGGCGCGCCCCTCGCCCAGTCGATTCTGACGGGGCTCACGGTGCTCGTCGTCTCGTGTCCCTGCGCGCTGGGGCTCGCGACGCCGCTCGCCGTCGCCGCGGGCGTCCGCGACGCCGCCGATTCGGGGATCGTCGTCGGTTCCGACGCGGTCTTCGAGGACGCTCCCGACGCCGACGTCGTAGTCTTCGACAAGACCGGGACGCTGACCGACGGTCGAATGCAGGTCGTCGACGTGGTCACGGGCGGGGCCAACGGGTCGAAGCCCTCGCCGTCGGCCGGCGCTGCGCCCGACGGCGGACAGGTCGCTGGCGGCGTTGGCGTCGACGACGGCCGTTTCGTCGGAACCGTCGCTCACGACGACGGGGACGGTGCGGTCGCGCTCGAACTCGCCGCGGCGGTCGAGCGATACGACTCGCACCCGATCGCCGCGGCCGTCGTCGACGCCGCTCCCGGGGCGCTTCCCGAGGTGAGCGACGCCGAGACGCACCCGAAGGGCGTGACTGGAGACGTCGATCTGACTGACTACGGCGGTCCGGCGGCGGACGTCGACGGCGAGCGGCAGATCGTCGTCGGGCACCCCGAACTCCTCAAATCGCACGGGCTATCGATCCCTGCGGGGCTCGCGTCGTCGTCGGCCGAGGTCCGCGACGGCGGGGGCGTCCCGACGTTCGTCGGTTGGGACGGACGCGCACGCGCCCTCGTCGCCGTCGGCGACGCCCCGCGGACGGAGTGGGACGCCGTCGTCGCCGACCTCGGGGAAGAGCGGGATATCGTCGTGCTCACGGGCGACGACGAGCGGGCGACGGCGCGGTTCCGACGCCACGACGCCGTCGACGAGGTGTTCGCCGGCGTGCCGCCGGACGCGAAGGCCGAGACGGTTCGGCGGCTCCGCTCTCGCGGCACCGTCGCGATGGTCGGGGACGGTTCGAACGACGCGCCGGCGCTCGCGACGGCGGACGTGGGGATCGCGCTCGGCTCCGGCACCGACCTCGCCGGCAGCGCGGCCGACGCCGTGATCGTCGACCGCGGCCTCGACGCGGTCCCCGACGTGTTCGCCGTCGCCGGCGGGACCCATCGTCGCATTCGGGAGAACCTCGGGTGGGCGTTCGTGTACAACCTGGTCGCCGTCCCGCTGGCGATCGCCGGCGTGCTCAACCCGCTCTTGGCCGCGGTTGCGATGGGCGCGAGCAGCCTCCTCGTCGTGGCCAACTCCTCGCGGTCGATCGTCCGCCCGCCAGCCGAGGCGGACGGCGAACCGAGAGCTACAAATTCCGAGGGCGACACGGACACGTATCCCCGATGA
- a CDS encoding sulfite exporter TauE/SafE family protein: MIIGALGGAHCLGMCGPLVSVYADRLEATEERDVGLSLRQVRQHALFNLGRAGGYAIVGAALALVGAVTVGAVDAVVAFGNSIRAATGILVGSLIMVTGVSYLRGGTGGTVRLPGRLSAVFTRVSTALTSRVDALVGDVRIAGLGFGHAFLPCPITFPAYLYAFVIGDPIRAAFLLSLLGLGTFPTLFVYGTALGSLSAGRRRSLHRVLGAAFLLLGYLPLAHGLMLVGIHIPHPMVPIYQPLG; the protein is encoded by the coding sequence CTGATCATCGGCGCGCTCGGGGGCGCGCACTGTCTGGGAATGTGCGGGCCGCTGGTGAGCGTCTACGCCGACCGTCTCGAGGCGACCGAGGAGCGCGACGTCGGACTGTCGCTCCGCCAGGTCAGACAACACGCCCTGTTCAACCTCGGGCGCGCCGGCGGCTACGCGATCGTCGGTGCCGCGCTCGCACTCGTGGGCGCGGTCACCGTGGGTGCGGTCGATGCGGTCGTCGCCTTCGGCAACAGCATCAGGGCGGCGACCGGCATCCTCGTCGGGAGTCTGATTATGGTGACGGGCGTCTCGTACCTCCGCGGGGGGACGGGCGGGACGGTTCGCCTCCCCGGACGGCTCTCGGCCGTGTTCACCCGAGTTAGCACCGCGCTCACCAGCCGCGTCGACGCTCTCGTCGGCGACGTCCGAATCGCCGGGCTCGGCTTCGGACACGCCTTTCTCCCGTGTCCGATCACCTTCCCCGCCTACCTGTACGCGTTCGTGATCGGTGATCCGATCCGCGCGGCGTTCCTGCTGTCGCTCCTGGGGCTGGGCACCTTCCCGACGCTGTTCGTCTACGGGACGGCGCTCGGGTCGCTGTCGGCGGGGCGTCGCCGGTCGCTGCACCGCGTTCTCGGCGCGGCGTTTCTGCTCCTGGGGTATCTGCCCCTGGCGCACGGACTGATGCTCGTCGGGATCCACATCCCCCATCCGATGGTCCCGATCTACCAGCCGCTGGGGTAA
- a CDS encoding ba3-type terminal oxidase subunit CbaD, translating into MTAESDTDAGEVATPSGDATSENGPPVPDPESVDDEGYVIGSGRSGIVRRIDHDDFDPVGTLVLIAIYMVIVGAMWIFMYFVEFLGGDLTVIG; encoded by the coding sequence ATGACAGCGGAGTCGGATACGGACGCAGGCGAGGTTGCGACCCCGTCGGGGGACGCGACCAGCGAGAACGGACCACCGGTTCCAGACCCCGAGTCGGTCGACGACGAGGGATACGTCATCGGTTCTGGACGGTCCGGAATCGTCAGACGGATCGACCACGACGACTTCGATCCCGTCGGGACGCTCGTCCTCATCGCGATCTATATGGTGATCGTCGGCGCGATGTGGATCTTTATGTACTTCGTCGAGTTCCTGGGCGGCGATCTCACGGTAATCGGGTGA